The Setaria italica strain Yugu1 chromosome IX, Setaria_italica_v2.0, whole genome shotgun sequence genome has a window encoding:
- the LOC101752849 gene encoding DNA topoisomerase 3-alpha, which produces MQPGGGGGAIRVLNVAEKPSVAKAVAEILSRGSMQSRAGRSPYNRVFEFNYAINGRACRMLVTSVTGHLMELEFDDRFRRWHSCDPADLFHAPVRKSVPQDKQAIKQTLEEEARRCQWLVLWLDCDREGENIAYEVIEVCTGANSHLNIWRARFSALIDREIHESVQHLGRPNKLFADAVDARQEIDLRIGASFTRFQTMLLKDAFVIDVTGDDRNLVLSYGPCQFPTLGFIVERFWEIQAHEPEEFWTINCTHTSDEGTASFGWIRGHLFDYPSAVILYEMCVEEPMATVQNVRNQEKLKYPPYPLSTLELQKRASRYFRMSSEHTMKVAEELYQAGFISYPRTETDNFSPNTDLHAIVREQVEHPVWGAYAHRLLTPEERLWRNPSNGGHDDKAHPPIHPTKFSRGENNWSPDHNRLYELVVRHFLACCSQPAVGAETTVEIDIAGEQFNASGRVVLAKNYLDVYRFDSWGGTLLPTYNIGQQFVPTTLTLDSGVTRPPPLLAEADLLSCMDKAGIGTDATMHDHIKKLLDRCYATKDENTRFSPTNLGEALVMGYDEMGYELWKPYLRSMMEADMKSVSIGTKSKSQVLESCLQQMKACFLDARVNKAKLLDAMGTFFARSNRPVNETQNPIEVVRPCAACRESEMVLKQKQNGEFMVGCRSYPQCRNVVWLPGSLSEASVTNQVCPICTPGPVYKIQFKFRRRDIPPNFDVDHLGCIGGCDDILKELTEISRFGSRSQAATPARGQTPNGVRQGPPRQDLHTNFRPAGQLNNENPSVMHSQGFRSTHTQNQSNTSDAGQVLCTSCGELCISRIANTEANRGRKFYKCEDPGCGFFKWEDELDNATPRGRRGRGSSRQAPASAGRRGGAQARGRRGRGRNTDGGMFVSATGDPSRCCFTCGDPSHFANACPNRR; this is translated from the exons ATgcagcccggcggcggcggcggcgcgatccGCGTGCTGAACGTGGCGGAGAAGCCGTCGGTGGCGAAGGCCGTGGCGGAGATCCTGTCGCGCGGCTCGATGCAGTCGCGGGCGGGGCGGTCCCCGTACAACCGCGTCTTCGAGTTCAACTACGCCATCAACGGCCGCGCCTGCCGCATGCTCGTCACCTCTGTCACGGGCCACCTCATGGAGCTCGAATTCGACGACCGGTTCCGCCGCTGGCACTCCTGCGACCCCGCCGATCTCTTCCACGCCCCAGTCCGCAAGTCCGTGCCCCAG GACAAGCAGGCCATAAAACAAACTTTGGAAGAAGAAGCTAGGAGGTGCCAGTGGCTGGTGCTATGGCTTGATTGTGACAGAGAGGGTGAGAACATAGCATATGAAGTGATCGAGGTTTGTACAGGTGCCAACAGTCATCTTAACATTTGGAGGGCTCGTTTCTCAGCTTTGATTGACAG GGAAATACATGAATCTGTGCAACATCTCGGCAGACCCAACAAACTATTTGCGGATGCTGTGGATGCAAGACAG GAAATTGACCTTCGCATTGGTGCCTCCTTTACAAGGTTTCAAACAATGCTGTTAAAAGATGCATTTGTAATTGATGTCACTGGGGATGACAGGAATTTAGTTCTGAGCTATGGTCCTTGTCAG TTTCCAACGCTAGGATTCATTGTTGAGCGTTTCTGGGAGATTCAAGCTCATGAACCTGAAGAGTTCTGGACGATAAATTGTACTCATACTTCTGATGAAGGCACTGCATCTTTTGGTTGGAT ACGTGGTCATTTGTTTGATTACCCATCTGCTGTTATACTCTATGAAATGTGTGTGGAAGAACCAATGGCAACA GTTCAAAATGTTAGAAatcaagaaaaattaaaataccCCCCATATCCACTAAGTACATTGGAGCTTCAAAAACGTGCTTCTAGGTACTTCAGAATGAGTTCAGAACACACAATGAAG GTGGCTGAAGAACTTTATCAAGCTGGATTCATTAGTTATCCAAGGACAGAAACTGATAACTTCTCTCCAAACACTGACCTGCAT GCAATTGTACGTGAACAAGTGGAGCATCCAGTATGGGGAGCATATGCTCATCGACTTCTAACTCCTGAAGAAAGACTTTGGAGAAATCCCAGTAATGGTGGTCATGATGACAAGGCACATCCTCCTATTCATCCAACCAAATTTTCAAGAGGTGAAAATAACTGGAGCCCTGACCACAAT AGATTATATGAGCTTGTTGTTCGCCATTTCCTTGCATGTTGCTCTCAACCAGCTGTTGGAGCTGAAACAACTGTGGAAATTGACATAGCTGGTGAACAGTTTAATGCATCAGGGCGTGTTGTACTTGCT AAAAATTATTTGGATGTTTATCGCTTTGACTCATGGGGTGGCACATTACTTCCAACGTACAACATTGGACAGCAG TTTGTTCCGACAACTTTAACACTTGATTCTGGAGTGACTCGGCCACCCCCTCTTCTTGCTGAAGCTGACCTTCTTAGTTGTATGGATAAA GCAGGAATTGGCACTGATGCAACCATGCATGATCACATAAAGAAGTTGCTTGACCGTTGTTATGCAACCAAAGATGAAAACACACGTTTCTCGCCGACAAATCTT GGTGAGGCATTGGTAATGGGTTATGATGAAATGGG GTATGAGCTTTGGAAGCCTTATTTAAGATCAATGATGGAAGCTGATATGAAATCAGTAAGCATAGGTACAAAGAGTAAATCACAAGTACTTGAGAGTTGTTTGCAACAGATGAAGGCTTGCTTTCTTGAT GCAAGGGTGAACAAAGCGAAGCTCCTTGATGCAATGGGGACATTCTTTGCAAG ATCTAATAGGCCTGTAAATGAGACACAAAACCCGATAGAGGTTGTGAGGCCGTGTGCTGCATGCCGCGAATCTGAAATGGTGCTGAAGCAAAAGCAG aATGGTGAATTTATGGTTGGTTGCCGAAGTTATCCACAA TGTAGAAATGTGGTATGGCTCCCAGGATCTCTTTCAGAAGCGTCTGTAACTAATCAAGTTTGTCCTATCTGCACACCAG GCCCTGTTTATAAGATTCAATTTAAATTCCGTCGGAGGGATATTCCACCAAATTTTGATGTTGATCACCTAG GTTGTATTGGTGGATGCGATGATATACTCAAAGAGCTTACGGAAATAAGTAGGTTCGGAAGTCGTAGCCAGGCTGCAACACCAG CAAGAGGACAGACTCCGAATGGTGTGAGGCAGGGGCCTCCAAGGCAGGATTTACATACTAATTTTCGTCCAGCAGGCCAGCTTAATAATGAGAACCCATCGGTTATGCATTCTCAAGGTTTCCGTTCAACCCATACCCAAAACCAAAGTAACACATCAG ATGCAGGCCAAGTGCTGTGCACTTCATGTGGAGAACTCTGCATATCACGAATTGCTAATACAGAGGCTAACAGGGGAAGGAAGTTCTATAAATGTGAAGACCCTGGCTGTGGCTTCTTTAA ATGGGAAGACGAACTGGATAACGCTACGCCGagaggccggcgcgggcgcggtaGCAGCAGGCAGGCGCCAGCATCTGCAGGACGGAGAGGCGGCGCCCAAGCGCGCGGCCGGAGGGGCAGAGGCCGTAACACTGATGGCGGGATGTTCGTTTCAGCGACGGGCGACCCTTCCCgctgctgcttcacctgcggcgaTCCTTCCCACTTCGCCAACGCCTGCCCGAACCGGAGATAG